In Tursiops truncatus isolate mTurTru1 chromosome 9, mTurTru1.mat.Y, whole genome shotgun sequence, a single genomic region encodes these proteins:
- the RNF32 gene encoding RING finger protein 32 isoform X3 has protein sequence MLKNKGHSSKQDNLAVTAVALQDHMLRDLQLGNLSIADHSKTKDKCTNVHSWTENRSKSLKRNTKATIDTGLKKTTQGPKAEDPEKEYVLDPKPPPLTLAQKLGLFEPPPLPLSSDEWEKVKQRSILQGESMQPCPICKEEFELRPQVLLSCSHVFHRACLQAFEKFGNKKTCPLCRKNQYQTRVIHDGARLFRIKCATRIQAFWRGHVVRKWYRELRRTVPPTDAKLRRRFFEAKVTVPSKVAISMCKRKSESWLM, from the exons atgttaaaaaataag GGTCATTCATCTAAACAGGATAACTTAGCAGTCACTGCAGTGGCTTTACAAGATCACATGTTACGTGATCTTCAACTTGGAAATCTTTCAATAGCAGATCATTCTAAGACAAAGGACAAATGTACAAATGTACATTCTTGGACAGAGAACAGATCCAAGTctctaaaaagaaatacaaaagcaaCAATAGATACTGGACTTAAAAAAACCACACAAGGCCCTAAAGCGGAAGATCCAGAAAAAGAATACGTTCTTGATCCAAAACCACCACCACTAACTTTAG CACAGAAGCTGGGCCTCTTTGAGCCTCCCCCATTGCCACTGTCATCAGACGAATGGGAAAAAGTGAAGCAGAGATCCATCCTGCAAGGGGAGTCCATGCAGCCGTGCCCAATATGCAAAGAAGAATTCGAACTTCGCCCGCAG GTGCTGCTTTCATGTTCCCATGTGTTCCACAGG GCATGCCTTCAGGCTTTTGAAAAGTTCGGAAATAAAAAAACCTGTCCTCTCTGTAGAAAGAACCAGTATCAAACCAGAGTGATTCACGACGGGGCCCGACTCTTCAGAATAAAGTGTGCGACCAG GATCCAGGCCTTCTGGAGGGGACACGTGGTCAGGAAGTGGTACCGGGAGCTGAGGAGGACGGTGCCGCCCACGGACGCCAAGTTGAGGAGAAGGTTCTTTGAAGCAAAG GTAACTGTTCCAAGCAAGGTGGCTATCAGTATGTGCAAAAGAAAATCAGAGTCATGGCTTATGTGA